The following DNA comes from Deltaproteobacteria bacterium.
AGCGCACCATCGACCGGATCATCTTTCTCAGAATCTGTGAGGACCGGGGGATCGAGCCGGAAGGGCGGCTCCTCGGCCTGACCAACGCCCCGGGGATATACGCTCGCCTCCTCGAACTATACCGTCGGGCGGACGAGCGGTACAACTCGGGGCTCTTCCACTTCCGGCAGGAGAAATGGCGCGCCGAGGATTTCGACCGTCTCACGCCCGGCCTGGCGGTCGAGGACAAAGTCCTGAAGGATATTCTCAAAAACCTGTACTACCCGGACAGCCCGTACGAGTTCTCTGTTCTTCCCGCCGACATCCTCGGGCAGGTGTACGAGCAGTTTCTCGGGAAGGTGATCCGCCTCACCGCGGGACATCAGGCCAAGGTCGAGGACAAGCCCGAGGTGAAGAAGGCGGGAGGCGTCTTTTACACGCCGACCTACATCGTCGAGTACATCGTCCGGAACACCGTGGGGCGCCTGCTGGAGGGGAAGACCCCGAAGGAAGCGGCAAAGATCACGATACTCGACCCCGCCTGCGGTTCGGGATCGTTCCTCCTCGGAGCTTATCAGCTCCTGCTCGACTGGCACCGGGAGTGGCACGCCGACCACGGGAAAGAGAAGTGGGCGACCGGGAAAANNNNNNNNGGGATGGGAGCGGAGTGGCGGCTCACTACCGCGGAACGGAAGCGGATCCTGACGAACAACGTCTTCGGCGTGGACATCGACCCGCAGGCGGTCGAGACGACAAAGCTCTCCCTGCTGCTGAAAGTACTCGAAGGGGAGTCGGAGCAGACGCTCTCCTCGCAGTTCAAGCTATTCCAGGAACGGGCCCTGCCCGACCTGGGGAGCAACATCAAGTGCGGCAACTCCCTCATCGGCTCCGATTTCTACCAAGGCGCCAGCGGCGTGTTGCCGCTGTTCGGGGAGGAGGAGCGTCTCCGGATCAACGTGTTCGACTGGGAGAAGGAGTTTCCCCGGATATTCGGCGGGGCGAACCACGGTTTCGACGCGGTGATCGGGAATCCGCCATATGTCCTGTTGCAGGATGAATTTCGGGACGATCGCCAACTGGAATATTTCAGGCGAAAGTTCGGCTCAGCCTCTTACAAAGTGGATACGTATCATCTGTTTATTGAGAAATCGATTGGAATCACAAGTGCGCGAGGGCTGTGTTCACTGATAACACCTGCAAATTTCATGACCAACAACAAGCTCTCCGGGCTAAGAAGACTGATGGTCGATTCCGGCATTGAAAAAATTGTCGTTATCGATGGCAAAGTGTTTTCGAAAGCAAGTGTCGATAATGCAATCTTGGTTCTTTCACCATCGGTTAGAAATAAGGGGACGTTTCGTGTGATCACAGCGGCTCATGCAAACTGTACCCTCGAAGTCGTCTCGGAAATTAAGGTAAACAATCGAGCTGTCAAAGAAGACCAATATTCTCTGTTTACCGGATCAAACGAGTCGGCGCTGAACAACCTTTGGACGAAGGTATGTGCGGTATCCAATCCTTTGGGAGATATGGCATATGTCAATTTCGGGAAACAGTTACGTGACAGGAAAAAATATCCTACAGATGTGATTCGGATTCCCGATGGTTCGGGAATTCCATCGAAATATCGCGTTTGCTTGACCGGCAAGGACATAACTCGATACCGATTGGCTTGGGGAAAGCTTGCCTGCTTGAATGATCGATCCGCCCAATGCGGTGGTTGTTGGGACAATGATCGGCAAGACGCAAAAGGAAAGTTGATCACTAGGCAGATCGGTCGTTATCCTGAATTTGCTATGGATACGGTAGGATACCAATGCTTGAACACGGTCTTCATGGTCAATGCGATGGAAGACGTTGGCGTCAATCCATCTTATTTGTTGGCGATCCTGAATTCGAAGCTTCTGAGATTGCTTTGGACTGACCGGTACTACGACAAGCGGAATACGTTTCCTAAAATCAAGGGGACATTCCTCAAGCAATTGCCCATCCGTCGGATCGAATTTTCCGTTAATGCCGACCGAGGCTGTCACGACCGGATGGTCGCGCTTGTCGAGTCGATGCTGTCGCTCCACAAGCAGCTTGCGTCGGCGAATACCGGCCACGAAAAGACCGCCCTCCAGCGCCAGATCGACGCCACCGACCGTCAAATCGACCAACTCGTGTACGAACTGTACGGCCTGACCGACGAGGAGATCCGGATCGTCGAGGGAGGTATTCCAAAGGATTGATGGCACATTGCCAACAATCGTTGGGTTATCCCTCCGGTTTCCAGTGCTCTCTTGGAAACGCTGCCACATTTTATTGACATCTTGTAGTTTATAAGCTACATATTGTTCTATGGACATCCGAGAGAGGGAAATCCGTCTCTATGTCACCCGTAGTGGGAAGGTTCCATATTCGCAGTGGCTGAACTCGTTGAAAGATATCCGGGCGCGTGCTGTGATCCGCGTTCGGTTGAACAGGATCCGGTTGGGTAATTTCGGTGATTGCAAGTCCGTGAGGGAAGGGGTCATGGAGTTGCGGATCGATTACGGTCCAGGATATCGCGTGTACTTCGGCCGGATTGGAAGACAGATCGTCCTTCTGCTCTGTGGAGGGGACAAATCGTCCCAATCGAAGGACATCGAGCAGGCCCAAGCGTATTGGGCGGATTACAGGAGAAGAGAAGATGGCGACGAGTAAAAGTTATACAAAGGAACTGATCCGAGAGTTGAAGGACCCGAGGGAAGCGGCGGAATACCTTAGTGCAGCCTTGGAGGACGGTGATATGGAAGTCTTTCTGCTGGCGCTCAAGGACGTGGCCGATGCATTGGGCGGCGGATTTTCGAGACTGTCACGAAAAACGCGGCTGAACCGGGAAAACCTTTACAGGATGCTCTCCGAGAAGGGGAATCCCGAGCTGCGCAGCATGGGAGCGCTGCTCGACGCGCTCGGCTTGAAACTCTCGGTTGATGTCAAGGAAGCTTCCTGAATGGAGGTGAAACCGATCCGTACGCAGGCCGATTACAGGGCGGCGCTGAGAAACATCTCCTCCCTTCTCGATGCCCCCGAGGGGTCGAAAGAAGTGGGGATGCTGGAAGTCCTCTCCGTGCTCGTTGAGGCGTACGAGGAGGAACACCATCCTGTGGACCCGCCGGATCCCATCGAAGCGATCAAGTTCCGGATGGACCAGATTGGGTTTACCCATCGCGACCTGGAGCCGTACCTCGGGAGCCGCGCCCGCGTGTCCGAGGTACTGAACCGGAAGCGCACCCTGTCCGTGGAGATGATTCGCCGCCTGAACGCGGGTCTTGGCATCCCGGCAGAGATCCTGATCCGGCCGTACAAGGCGGGTCGCGCCGCTTAAGGCATCTTCCGGATCACGACGACCACCTCCACGGCTCGGGGACCCATTCGAAGGCGCCCTTGGCCGCCCGGACATGCCCGAGGCCCGGGAACGGCATGTGGTACGCCAGGACCCGCAGCTTGTCGGCGGCCGCGCGGTCGAGGATCCGCCGCCGCGTCTGCGCCCCCAGCCCCGGATCGACGTCGAACGCGGCGGTCCACTCCGGGTGGGCGAACATCAGGGGGTGGTGGACCGTGTCGGCCGAGTTCAGCAGCGCCTCCTTCCCCGAGGTGATCAGCAGCGCGATGTGGCCGGGGGTGTGGCCCGGCGCTTCGACGACTTCCACTCCCTCCACGATCCTCTTCCCCGGAGACACCGGGGTGAGCCGGCTCCCGATCGCCGCGAGGTATTTCCTCGCCCCCGCCAGCGACTGCTCCCGGCGCTCCTTGGGGAGCCGGAGCTTCGAGAAGTCGGGATCCGTCCCCGTCCAGAAATCGACCTCGGTCTTCGAGGCGAAGTACGCGGCGTTCGGGTAGACCGGCTTCCCGTCCGGGTCGAGGAGTCCGCCGAAATGGTCGCCGTGGGCGTGGGTCAGCACGACGGCGGTGACCTGCGACGGCTTGACCCCGGCGGCTTCCATCCGCTCGCGGACCTTCCCGAGATTCGACCCGAAGAGACCGCCGGCGCCCGAGTCGACGAGGATCAGCTCCCCGCCGATCGAAAGGAGCAGGGTGTTTATGTCCAGGTGGATCCGGTCCGTCGGCAGGAAGGCGGACCGCAGCGTCCCTTCCAGCTCCTCCTTCGACGCCTCCGGCGCCCAGGTCGGCTGGATCGGCTGGAAAGTCAGGCCCCCGTCGTTGATCACGACCGCCTCGGCGTCCCCGATCGCGAACCGGTAATACCCCCCGGCCTGCGGCCCTTTCAGGGCGGGGGCGGCCTCCGGCGCGGCTTCCGCGACGGTTCCCCACGGCAGGGCGGCCGCAAGGCCCGCGGCGCCGGCCACCTTGAACGCCTCCCTGCGGGAAAATTTCAACGCATCGATCCGCTCCATTCCGAACATGGCGGTTCCTCCTCTTTTCGATCGGCCGTCCGCATCGCGGCCCCCGACATCCTGTTTCCGTTAAGATGGCCCGTTTCGGGATTCTGCTCCCTTCCGCAAGCAGATTCCCGCCGGGGAGGGCGGACGCACCGTCCCCCGGGAAGGCACGTTTTTCGCCCCATCCCGCGGGATTCGGATATCATTTGCGCATGACGATCGAGTTGAAGCTCCCCGACGTCGGGGAAGGGATCGCGGAAGGC
Coding sequences within:
- a CDS encoding N-6 DNA methylase → MTAPKEVLDLVERFDRGRAAYRSPAYNETQLRREFLDPFFVALGWDVENRAGWAEPYKEVIHEDAIKIGGFTKAPDYCFRVGGTRKFFVEAKKPAVDIRTDASPAFQLRRYAWSAKLPLSILTAQADKASLGRVRYLAYTDYPEKWEEVASVFSKDAVLKGSFDKYAEKSRTKKGTAEVDAAFLQEIESWRDLLARNLALRNPRLTQRELNFAVQRTIDRIIFLRICEDRGIEPEGRLLGLTNAPGIYARLLELYRRADERYNSGLFHFRQEKWRAEDFDRLTPGLAVEDKVLKDILKNLYYPDSPYEFSVLPADILGQVYEQFLGKVIRLTAGHQAKVEDKPEVKKAGGVFYTPTYIVEYIVRNTVGRLLEGKTPKEAAKITILDPACGSGSFLLGAYQLLLDWHREWHADHGKEKWATGKXXXGMGAEWRLTTAERKRILTNNVFGVDIDPQAVETTKLSLLLKVLEGESEQTLSSQFKLFQERALPDLGSNIKCGNSLIGSDFYQGASGVLPLFGEEERLRINVFDWEKEFPRIFGGANHGFDAVIGNPPYVLLQDEFRDDRQLEYFRRKFGSASYKVDTYHLFIEKSIGITSARGLCSLITPANFMTNNKLSGLRRLMVDSGIEKIVVIDGKVFSKASVDNAILVLSPSVRNKGTFRVITAAHANCTLEVVSEIKVNNRAVKEDQYSLFTGSNESALNNLWTKVCAVSNPLGDMAYVNFGKQLRDRKKYPTDVIRIPDGSGIPSKYRVCLTGKDITRYRLAWGKLACLNDRSAQCGGCWDNDRQDAKGKLITRQIGRYPEFAMDTVGYQCLNTVFMVNAMEDVGVNPSYLLAILNSKLLRLLWTDRYYDKRNTFPKIKGTFLKQLPIRRIEFSVNADRGCHDRMVALVESMLSLHKQLASANTGHEKTALQRQIDATDRQIDQLVYELYGLTDEEIRIVEGGIPKD
- a CDS encoding type II toxin-antitoxin system RelE/ParE family toxin, translated to MDIREREIRLYVTRSGKVPYSQWLNSLKDIRARAVIRVRLNRIRLGNFGDCKSVREGVMELRIDYGPGYRVYFGRIGRQIVLLLCGGDKSSQSKDIEQAQAYWADYRRREDGDE
- a CDS encoding putative addiction module antidote protein, which gives rise to MATSKSYTKELIRELKDPREAAEYLSAALEDGDMEVFLLALKDVADALGGGFSRLSRKTRLNRENLYRMLSEKGNPELRSMGALLDALGLKLSVDVKEAS
- a CDS encoding transcriptional regulator, which encodes MEVKPIRTQADYRAALRNISSLLDAPEGSKEVGMLEVLSVLVEAYEEEHHPVDPPDPIEAIKFRMDQIGFTHRDLEPYLGSRARVSEVLNRKRTLSVEMIRRLNAGLGIPAEILIRPYKAGRAA
- a CDS encoding MBL fold metallo-hydrolase — its product is MFGMERIDALKFSRREAFKVAGAAGLAAALPWGTVAEAAPEAAPALKGPQAGGYYRFAIGDAEAVVINDGGLTFQPIQPTWAPEASKEELEGTLRSAFLPTDRIHLDINTLLLSIGGELILVDSGAGGLFGSNLGKVRERMEAAGVKPSQVTAVVLTHAHGDHFGGLLDPDGKPVYPNAAYFASKTEVDFWTGTDPDFSKLRLPKERREQSLAGARKYLAAIGSRLTPVSPGKRIVEGVEVVEAPGHTPGHIALLITSGKEALLNSADTVHHPLMFAHPEWTAAFDVDPGLGAQTRRRILDRAAADKLRVLAYHMPFPGLGHVRAAKGAFEWVPEPWRWSS